From one Fulvitalea axinellae genomic stretch:
- a CDS encoding PepSY-associated TM helix domain-containing protein, translating into MKDKKKKPAVWLGWFYRWHRRFAIVGSIPVILWCLSGLAHPFMANFFPTKPAKRIYVSRHSTDGIIGLSEIIKTNPSLDFTNVRFVNLQGNTCYQIHIEGDSSIYIDATTGTVISNGENKYAIQLARYFIADSVSGIESVRRVDKYGNDYPIINRLLPVYEISFQRADNMKVYVHTLSDSLGTVSDRKRSVFKWFFNIFHKWEWLIGSGLRIPIILIFTGLMFLVSVSGLFIYGIGWRRFRSTKGKSSLSKKRSRHRLLGLSSSVFFLMFSYSGFYHAYMKITPDLRHLSKYKTSIPSESIKSDLLYLLDSCKSDQFDIVRFKGKSFFRIAVSKNKRAKKNEYLYFNTTDGKPITDGPRTYALFLAETFGAPAKDQLLSIELVNRFGGEYGFVNKRLPVYKLQYRTAGHSTFYIDTKRGKLAARINDSDRREGFTFAFLHKFHMLDFLGKKGRDGIISLVVLFILFVTCHALWQLIIRRRERKSNSNKPNKCVKQDESLVKT; encoded by the coding sequence ATGAAAGATAAAAAGAAGAAACCGGCCGTATGGTTAGGGTGGTTTTATCGTTGGCACAGACGCTTTGCTATTGTGGGATCTATCCCCGTTATTCTTTGGTGTCTTAGTGGTTTGGCTCATCCCTTTATGGCCAATTTTTTCCCGACCAAACCTGCAAAACGAATATACGTTTCCCGACATTCAACTGATGGAATAATAGGTTTGTCAGAAATAATAAAGACAAACCCTAGTTTAGACTTTACAAACGTAAGGTTCGTAAATCTTCAAGGTAATACATGTTATCAAATTCATATTGAGGGAGATTCGTCTATTTACATAGATGCGACTACAGGAACTGTAATATCTAACGGCGAAAATAAATACGCCATTCAACTAGCCCGATATTTTATAGCTGATTCCGTATCCGGAATTGAATCTGTTAGGCGAGTGGATAAATACGGCAACGATTATCCGATTATAAATAGGCTTTTACCCGTTTATGAGATCTCTTTCCAAAGAGCGGATAATATGAAAGTATATGTCCATACTCTTTCGGATAGTTTAGGGACTGTTTCGGATCGAAAACGAAGCGTGTTTAAATGGTTTTTCAATATTTTTCATAAATGGGAATGGTTAATAGGTTCGGGGCTCCGGATTCCGATAATACTCATTTTTACAGGATTAATGTTTCTGGTTTCGGTTTCCGGGTTATTTATTTACGGAATAGGATGGAGACGATTCAGATCAACAAAAGGCAAAAGTTCATTGTCAAAAAAACGATCCCGACATCGTCTATTAGGTCTAAGCTCAAGCGTGTTTTTCCTTATGTTTTCATATAGTGGATTTTATCACGCTTATATGAAAATCACACCCGATTTACGTCATTTAAGTAAATACAAAACCTCTATTCCTTCTGAATCTATCAAATCTGATTTATTGTATTTACTCGATAGTTGTAAATCCGATCAATTCGATATCGTTCGTTTTAAAGGAAAAAGTTTTTTTCGAATTGCAGTATCAAAAAATAAGAGAGCCAAGAAAAATGAATATTTGTACTTTAATACTACTGACGGTAAACCGATAACAGATGGGCCACGGACATATGCCCTCTTTTTGGCCGAGACTTTCGGTGCTCCTGCCAAGGATCAATTACTTTCAATCGAACTAGTAAATCGATTCGGTGGCGAATACGGTTTTGTCAATAAACGGTTACCGGTCTATAAGCTCCAATATCGAACAGCTGGTCATTCAACTTTTTATATCGATACCAAACGAGGTAAACTTGCTGCCCGGATAAATGACAGCGATAGAAGGGAAGGTTTTACTTTCGCTTTTCTGCATAAGTTCCATATGCTTGATTTCCTTGGAAAAAAGGGGCGAGACGGGATTATTTCCCTAGTGGTTTTATTTATTCTTTTTGTGACTTGTCATGCTTTATGGCAATTAATAATTAGACGAAGAGAAAGGAAATCCAATTCTAACAAGCCCAATAAATGTGTGAAACAAGATGAATCGCTTGTTAAAACCTGA
- a CDS encoding B12-binding domain-containing radical SAM protein → MKILLITPPLTQLNTPYPATAFLKGFLTENGYDVRQADLGIELVLRIFKPENLSKIFGIAEGKKNLSPNAKRILALKDEYLETIDSVIRFLQGKNSTLAQSIVDNDYLPRASRFSNLQELDWAFGTMGAQDHGKYLATLYIEDLGDLIIEAIDPDFGFSRYAERLGRTASSFSPIEEKLKGELSFLDKLLLECLDAHIQEAEPDIVGFSVPFPGNLYGAFKCGQYIKKNYPEVRIIMGGGYPNTELRRLEDVRVFDYLDFICLDDGEGPLLELFDYIGKGEQDDSRLQRTYKLDKQTGQIQYCDNKLAKQIPHSKAGTPDYSDLPLSDYLSIIEVVNPMHRMWSDGRWNKLMVAHGCYWKKCTFCDVNLDYIGRYDPTDASQLVDRIEAIVKQTGQNGFHFVDEAAPPLLLRDLSIELLRRGVKINWWTNVRFEKTFSPDLCRLMVAAGCVAITGGLEVASDRLLKKMKKGVSIAQVARVTRDFTQAGIMVHAYLMYGFPTQTEQETVDSLEIVRQLFEHNVIQSGFWHQFAMTAHSPVGKNPEEYGVHRSGPEFEGFAENDLYHEDPEGCEHEQYGPGLSKAIFNYMHGMCTDWPVYEWFEFDTPDTTVVPDVIEQALQVSEKKDAELESHGILWLGKKPVFESYAVRKRGKRQEKGKLVFANKTADLEVTGDKAEIKWLLPYFDIMAIGGERTVRLKELKEEYENRFQKPFDRFLNGQTWRTLRKEGLLLLRM, encoded by the coding sequence TTGAAGATACTGCTAATTACCCCGCCGCTTACACAACTGAATACGCCGTATCCGGCCACCGCCTTTTTGAAAGGCTTTCTGACCGAAAACGGTTACGATGTTCGTCAGGCCGATTTGGGTATCGAATTGGTGCTGAGGATATTCAAACCGGAGAATCTGTCGAAGATTTTCGGAATAGCGGAAGGGAAAAAGAACCTGAGTCCAAACGCCAAGAGGATACTTGCGCTGAAAGACGAGTATCTTGAGACTATAGACTCCGTGATCCGTTTTTTGCAGGGAAAGAACTCCACGCTAGCGCAAAGCATAGTCGATAACGATTATTTGCCCCGGGCGTCGCGCTTTTCCAATCTTCAGGAACTTGACTGGGCTTTCGGGACAATGGGCGCGCAGGATCACGGCAAGTATCTGGCGACTTTATATATAGAGGATCTCGGCGACTTGATTATCGAGGCTATCGATCCCGATTTCGGTTTTAGCCGATACGCCGAGCGTTTGGGACGGACGGCCTCTTCGTTTTCTCCTATTGAGGAAAAACTTAAAGGCGAGTTGTCCTTTCTCGATAAGTTGTTGTTGGAATGTCTGGACGCCCATATTCAGGAAGCGGAACCTGATATTGTCGGTTTTTCGGTTCCTTTTCCCGGCAATCTGTACGGAGCGTTTAAGTGCGGGCAGTATATCAAAAAGAACTATCCGGAGGTCCGTATAATTATGGGCGGCGGTTATCCGAACACCGAGTTGCGCCGTTTGGAGGATGTCCGCGTTTTCGATTACTTGGATTTTATATGCCTAGACGACGGCGAAGGGCCATTGCTTGAGCTTTTCGATTATATAGGCAAAGGAGAACAGGACGATTCCCGCCTGCAGCGGACTTACAAACTGGACAAGCAAACGGGACAAATTCAATATTGCGACAATAAGCTGGCGAAGCAGATACCGCACTCCAAAGCCGGAACACCCGATTATTCAGACCTTCCCCTTTCGGATTATCTGTCGATAATAGAGGTGGTGAACCCGATGCACCGGATGTGGAGTGACGGCCGGTGGAACAAGCTGATGGTGGCGCACGGGTGCTACTGGAAGAAATGTACTTTTTGCGACGTAAATCTCGACTATATCGGCCGGTACGACCCTACGGACGCCAGCCAACTGGTGGACCGGATAGAGGCAATAGTAAAACAGACAGGCCAGAACGGTTTCCACTTTGTAGACGAGGCCGCTCCGCCCCTATTGCTTCGCGATTTGTCCATTGAGCTGTTGCGCCGTGGCGTAAAGATAAACTGGTGGACCAATGTGCGCTTTGAGAAAACCTTTTCTCCGGATTTGTGCAGACTTATGGTCGCGGCCGGTTGCGTGGCCATTACGGGCGGACTTGAGGTGGCTTCGGACCGTTTGCTGAAAAAAATGAAAAAGGGCGTGTCCATAGCGCAGGTGGCGCGCGTTACCCGCGATTTCACCCAAGCCGGGATTATGGTGCACGCGTACTTGATGTACGGCTTCCCTACGCAGACGGAACAGGAAACGGTGGATTCTTTGGAAATTGTGCGTCAGCTGTTCGAGCACAATGTGATTCAGTCCGGCTTCTGGCACCAATTCGCTATGACGGCGCATAGCCCCGTAGGCAAGAATCCGGAGGAATACGGCGTACACCGTTCGGGGCCGGAGTTTGAAGGTTTCGCCGAAAACGATTTGTACCACGAAGATCCGGAAGGTTGTGAGCACGAGCAATACGGCCCCGGCTTGAGCAAAGCCATCTTTAACTATATGCACGGCATGTGCACCGACTGGCCCGTGTACGAATGGTTCGAGTTCGATACGCCCGATACCACCGTCGTGCCCGATGTTATTGAACAAGCGCTTCAGGTATCGGAAAAGAAAGATGCCGAGTTGGAAAGCCACGGTATTTTGTGGTTGGGGAAAAAGCCCGTCTTCGAAAGCTATGCCGTAAGGAAAAGGGGAAAACGCCAGGAAAAAGGGAAATTGGTTTTCGCAAATAAAACCGCCGATTTGGAAGTGACGGGAGACAAGGCCGAAATAAAATGGCTTTTGCCTTATTTTGATATTATGGCTATTGGCGGCGAGCGCACGGTTCGTTTAAAGGAATTGAAAGAAGAATACGAAAATCGTTTTCAGAAACCTTTCGATCGCTTCCTGAACGGACAGACCTGGCGGACGCTTAGGAAAGAGGGATTGTTGCTTCTGAGGATGTAA
- a CDS encoding helix-turn-helix domain-containing protein, with product MEHPKIYNTESLINAYLRSEGKSHINPVLSDFFCIRLEEINPFVDYPIRPSVVKSATLIYITAGTFCITLGSEHFEVKPGHVLLIQANKVFSVEIMDDDIRGYTCHFHPDMLAGHIGNRLDCLDILDTWSASEFTLDEDRARFFENIYLRLYHEYYSEYPSQEIIQAYLLALLFELNGIPGSRFSSENKTAARLTHTFKHQLSESLADGITLRDLAERLNVSQNYLNRCVREVTGMTATMMIDKARLLKAKNLLRQTNLSVGRIAESVGIYDSSYFSRFFKKHEGLTPKQFRNKEPKS from the coding sequence ATGGAACATCCTAAAATTTATAATACCGAATCGTTAATAAACGCTTATCTGAGGAGTGAGGGTAAATCACACATCAATCCGGTGTTAAGTGATTTCTTTTGTATCCGTTTGGAAGAAATTAATCCCTTTGTAGATTATCCAATAAGGCCTTCTGTTGTCAAAAGCGCCACTCTGATTTATATCACGGCCGGAACTTTCTGTATCACGTTAGGCTCCGAACATTTTGAGGTAAAACCCGGACATGTTTTGCTAATCCAGGCCAACAAAGTGTTTTCCGTCGAAATTATGGACGATGATATACGGGGGTATACTTGTCATTTCCACCCGGATATGTTGGCCGGACATATCGGAAATCGTTTGGACTGTCTGGATATACTGGATACTTGGAGCGCTTCGGAATTCACTTTAGATGAAGACAGGGCCCGATTTTTCGAAAATATTTATTTACGCCTTTATCATGAATATTATTCGGAATACCCTAGCCAAGAAATAATCCAGGCCTATTTACTTGCCCTTTTATTTGAGCTAAACGGTATTCCAGGTTCTCGATTTTCCTCCGAAAACAAGACGGCTGCAAGGCTAACCCATACGTTTAAACACCAACTTTCAGAAAGCTTGGCAGACGGGATTACATTACGGGATTTAGCCGAGCGCCTTAATGTATCTCAAAACTACCTGAATCGTTGTGTAAGAGAAGTCACAGGAATGACAGCCACGATGATGATTGATAAAGCGAGACTTTTGAAGGCGAAAAACCTGTTGCGCCAAACCAACCTGTCAGTAGGAAGAATAGCGGAGTCTGTAGGGATATACGATTCTTCATATTTTAGCCGGTTTTTTAAAAAACACGAAGGTTTGACGCCCAAGCAATTCCGTAACAAAGAACCAAAATCCTGA
- a CDS encoding TonB-dependent receptor — translation MDYNNQEAIVGATITLVGTKAKGSVSDNQGRFRLEVPSSTSRIQIQSLGYKPQTIRADECATIRLNPMTLELEDLVVTASRDAQKRSDVPAAISTLSPKRMEQYRPSRLDEVLNSVPGVYMSPLGGEQHMMSIRQPISTKSLFLYLEDGMPIRPTGNFNHNALLEMNMAITQSVEVLRGPASSIYGSEAVGGAINMITITPEGQFNGNITARVSDRGFYRSDVTLSGKNNKLGYALGGYVARQIDGVRDHSDMEKNAISLKLTYDLNDKTELWSTTSIIDYRADMSGSLDKENFESEEYSTLYTFTERLAKAFRQRLQIDHQWSTYSKTSVAFVYRNNISDQTPSYRIKNNRQDPLKATGEMNENHFQSYVFWLQHVQKLPALKSTLRIGGNIDYSPMTYFAERIDITRNEDGIYTSFTRPNVTLLDYETDINNKALYSQLDIRPLNKLKLVLGLRYDHFGYQFDNNLKAGDNISGDDNDHQSKITPRAGLTYDFGNDRILYANFSQGFIPPSVNEIYRKTAEKQNLNPARFNNYELGTWLKFLDGKASLDLSLYWMRGKDEIISVYDEVRGFINNNAGSTEHMGIEYGLSYKPFSLTEIRLSGNISKHKYLKYFEAKSNTEGQVIRSDFDDNDMPGAPSWVNNLSVTQKMPFYSNWTWLIEWQHVGPYYSDNANNSEYKGYDVFNLRSNCRFGRISVWAQLLNLTDKLYATRVSNSGWGEKYTPGAPRTFLVGIEYRFGGNR, via the coding sequence TTGGATTATAACAATCAAGAAGCTATAGTGGGAGCGACAATCACACTAGTAGGTACTAAGGCAAAAGGTTCTGTTTCGGATAACCAAGGTCGGTTTCGCTTAGAAGTTCCTTCGTCAACATCTCGCATTCAAATCCAAAGCTTAGGCTATAAACCGCAGACTATCCGTGCGGATGAATGCGCAACTATCAGGCTAAATCCCATGACTTTAGAGCTTGAAGACCTAGTGGTAACCGCAAGCCGTGACGCGCAAAAACGAAGTGATGTCCCGGCTGCTATAAGTACACTAAGCCCGAAACGAATGGAACAATATCGCCCGTCCCGACTTGACGAGGTGCTTAATTCTGTTCCAGGCGTTTATATGAGTCCGTTAGGTGGCGAACAGCATATGATGAGTATCCGTCAACCGATTTCCACCAAAAGTCTTTTCCTGTATCTGGAAGATGGAATGCCTATCCGGCCGACGGGTAATTTTAACCATAATGCCTTACTGGAAATGAATATGGCGATCACCCAATCCGTGGAAGTTCTCCGTGGGCCGGCTTCGTCCATTTATGGAAGCGAAGCTGTCGGTGGGGCGATAAATATGATTACGATTACTCCCGAAGGCCAGTTTAACGGGAATATTACCGCCCGTGTTAGTGATAGAGGATTTTATCGTAGTGATGTTACTCTATCCGGAAAAAACAATAAGCTTGGGTATGCGCTTGGGGGCTATGTGGCTAGGCAAATTGACGGTGTTCGCGATCATAGTGATATGGAAAAAAACGCAATAAGCCTTAAACTAACTTATGACCTAAATGACAAGACCGAACTTTGGTCCACCACATCAATAATTGATTATCGGGCGGATATGTCGGGATCATTAGATAAGGAAAATTTCGAAAGTGAAGAGTATTCAACGTTATACACGTTTACTGAAAGATTAGCAAAAGCATTTCGTCAACGATTGCAAATAGACCATCAGTGGAGTACCTATTCAAAAACAAGTGTGGCCTTTGTTTATCGTAACAATATAAGTGATCAAACCCCGAGCTATAGAATAAAAAATAATAGGCAAGACCCGCTGAAAGCAACGGGAGAAATGAACGAAAATCACTTTCAGAGTTACGTGTTCTGGCTACAACACGTGCAGAAACTCCCGGCTTTAAAATCAACTCTGCGTATAGGCGGAAATATCGATTATTCACCAATGACATATTTCGCCGAACGAATCGATATCACACGAAACGAAGACGGTATTTATACGTCCTTTACTCGCCCTAATGTCACTTTGCTTGATTATGAAACCGATATCAATAACAAAGCGCTGTATTCGCAATTGGATATCCGTCCGCTCAATAAGCTTAAACTAGTGTTGGGATTGAGGTACGATCATTTCGGGTATCAATTCGATAATAACCTAAAAGCTGGAGATAATATTTCTGGTGACGACAATGACCATCAAAGCAAAATAACGCCAAGAGCCGGGCTTACTTATGATTTCGGAAACGACCGTATTCTGTACGCTAATTTTAGTCAAGGTTTTATACCTCCAAGCGTTAATGAGATTTATAGAAAAACGGCTGAAAAACAGAATCTGAACCCAGCCAGATTCAATAATTATGAATTAGGAACATGGTTGAAATTTTTGGACGGAAAGGCAAGCCTAGACCTTAGTCTCTATTGGATGCGAGGCAAAGATGAGATTATAAGTGTTTACGATGAGGTTCGTGGTTTTATCAACAATAACGCCGGCTCTACCGAACATATGGGGATTGAATATGGGCTAAGTTATAAGCCATTTTCATTAACGGAGATTAGGCTTTCCGGGAATATTTCAAAGCACAAATACTTGAAATATTTTGAGGCGAAATCTAACACAGAGGGCCAAGTTATCCGATCAGATTTTGATGATAACGATATGCCCGGCGCGCCAAGTTGGGTGAACAATTTATCGGTAACACAAAAAATGCCTTTTTATTCTAATTGGACTTGGCTAATAGAATGGCAACACGTAGGGCCATATTATAGCGATAATGCGAATAATAGCGAATACAAAGGTTATGATGTTTTTAACCTGCGCAGCAACTGTCGGTTCGGTCGTATTTCTGTTTGGGCTCAGTTACTAAATTTAACTGACAAGCTATACGCTACGCGGGTAAGTAACAGTGGCTGGGGTGAAAAATACACACCAGGAGCCCCACGAACTTTCTTAGTGGGAATAGAATACCGATTCGGAGGGAACCGGTAA
- a CDS encoding DJ-1/PfpI family protein, translating to MSIVSKLTIGYALVPGFRAADIIETETILGSFPTSKVYLASRKTGLVKGKSDFPLIANTTFKTCPKLDVLIIGEIPDDRLYDRELLDFIEAKAKDAKYVLAISNGVLALAKLGLLRGKKATTDNWHLDALHDYGVIPEPKRKAVIDGKFYTAGPSTGMMEAGFELLKKIRGKAIASLFELTLEYDPVCRYGEAPAKGTIIEKPDFPGQRQPLNVVVFTPSGLYIPDIMGAVDVFGTIPDAKIHYVWKEEGEVAGLVGPKMVADTSFKDCPQADVFIVGASLPGYCSDPETLAFVADQSAKAKSVISVCAGVLLVGATGQLKNRTAATNFHMLKYLPVVGARISEKEVVMDGKYITAGPAVGSYEAGLLAVEQLLGREVARHIEQTELEFDPNPVLNMGSPAKAGKLRTAISKALIAPINPFYKSATKKGLRLSESFYH from the coding sequence ATGTCTATTGTAAGTAAACTAACGATCGGCTATGCGCTGGTACCGGGTTTCCGGGCGGCGGACATAATCGAAACGGAAACAATTTTAGGGTCATTCCCGACCAGCAAAGTATATCTGGCCAGCCGTAAAACCGGATTAGTAAAAGGCAAATCTGATTTTCCCCTGATCGCAAACACAACATTTAAGACCTGCCCCAAACTGGATGTACTGATAATAGGGGAAATTCCCGATGATCGGCTTTATGATAGGGAGTTATTGGACTTTATTGAGGCCAAGGCAAAAGACGCCAAATATGTACTGGCTATTTCAAACGGTGTACTGGCCTTGGCGAAACTTGGACTCTTGCGTGGCAAGAAAGCGACTACGGATAATTGGCATCTTGACGCTCTGCATGACTATGGTGTAATTCCCGAGCCTAAACGCAAGGCGGTAATTGACGGGAAGTTTTACACTGCGGGGCCATCGACGGGAATGATGGAAGCTGGTTTTGAATTGTTGAAAAAAATCAGAGGCAAAGCGATCGCCAGTTTATTCGAATTAACATTGGAGTACGACCCCGTTTGCCGTTATGGAGAGGCTCCCGCCAAAGGGACCATTATCGAAAAGCCGGATTTTCCAGGCCAGAGACAACCCTTGAATGTCGTGGTTTTTACACCATCCGGACTATATATACCCGATATTATGGGAGCGGTAGACGTTTTCGGTACTATCCCCGACGCTAAGATTCACTATGTCTGGAAGGAGGAAGGTGAAGTCGCGGGGTTGGTTGGCCCAAAGATGGTGGCCGACACGAGCTTCAAAGACTGTCCTCAAGCCGATGTGTTTATTGTCGGTGCCTCATTACCGGGATACTGTTCCGATCCGGAAACTTTGGCTTTTGTAGCGGACCAGTCAGCGAAAGCAAAAAGCGTTATTTCCGTATGCGCTGGCGTTTTACTGGTAGGCGCAACGGGCCAGCTGAAAAACCGTACCGCCGCCACTAATTTCCATATGCTGAAATACCTGCCTGTTGTAGGAGCCAGGATTAGCGAAAAAGAAGTGGTGATGGACGGGAAATACATTACCGCAGGCCCCGCTGTCGGTTCTTATGAGGCGGGACTGCTTGCCGTGGAGCAACTGCTTGGCAGAGAGGTCGCACGTCATATTGAACAGACAGAATTGGAGTTTGACCCGAATCCGGTTTTAAATATGGGGTCGCCTGCCAAAGCCGGTAAACTAAGGACAGCGATAAGCAAAGCTTTAATAGCTCCCATTAACCCGTTTTACAAATCGGCAACAAAAAAAGGGCTCAGGCTTTCTGAAAGTTTTTACCACTGA
- a CDS encoding LytR/AlgR family response regulator transcription factor → MSKEKVLIVEDQVLVAEDIAEELEIQGFGILGIATSAQEAVSIIEKEVPDLVILDIRIKGELSGIDLARIISKRWKLPFIFLSANTNDMVVNAALETLPHAFLSKPFRETELHTAVEIALRKGNKQNNESGNDDSIFIKLKEGFQKIKLNDLLYLQSDGSYTRFHMANGKEFVISVNLKRSEAMVPKKGFVRIHRSYVVNATRVESFDSKSVKLPNDIELPISIPSVEFIDAMRMAGVTFGS, encoded by the coding sequence ATGAGCAAGGAAAAGGTATTGATTGTGGAAGATCAAGTATTAGTGGCCGAGGATATAGCCGAAGAGCTCGAAATACAAGGCTTTGGAATTCTTGGAATAGCCACATCCGCTCAGGAGGCTGTATCGATTATTGAGAAAGAAGTCCCTGACCTTGTGATATTGGATATTCGGATCAAAGGAGAGCTTAGCGGTATTGATTTGGCCCGGATTATTTCCAAACGCTGGAAACTCCCTTTCATTTTCCTTTCCGCCAATACAAACGATATGGTTGTAAACGCGGCGTTGGAGACTTTACCGCATGCTTTCCTATCAAAACCTTTCAGGGAAACAGAACTGCACACCGCCGTTGAAATTGCGTTACGTAAAGGAAACAAACAGAATAATGAAAGCGGAAACGACGATTCCATTTTTATAAAATTGAAAGAGGGTTTCCAAAAAATTAAACTCAACGATTTGCTTTATCTCCAAAGCGACGGCAGTTATACTCGCTTTCATATGGCAAATGGTAAAGAGTTCGTGATCAGTGTTAATTTAAAGAGGTCCGAGGCTATGGTTCCCAAAAAAGGCTTTGTTCGCATTCACCGATCATACGTGGTCAATGCTACAAGGGTTGAGTCTTTTGATTCCAAAAGCGTAAAACTTCCCAATGACATTGAATTGCCGATCAGTATACCTTCCGTCGAATTTATAGACGCAATGCGTATGGCGGGTGTCACATTCGGTTCGTGA
- a CDS encoding nuclear transport factor 2 family protein, which produces METIDKTQIIELEGRLAEAMIKSDINTLDYLLHDDLLFVIPTGQTVTKEMDLSNFRSGNLNIKNITSNNQQVRLIKNCAIVSVEIDLEGSFLEEEIKGKFKYIRIWKSFDDTWKVIGGAGVSLEGKE; this is translated from the coding sequence ATGGAAACTATAGACAAAACTCAAATTATAGAACTTGAGGGACGACTAGCTGAAGCAATGATCAAATCTGATATTAATACTTTAGATTACCTTTTGCACGATGATCTTCTTTTTGTAATACCCACAGGACAAACGGTTACTAAAGAGATGGACTTGTCTAATTTTCGGTCTGGGAATTTGAATATCAAAAACATCACATCAAACAATCAACAAGTCCGATTAATAAAAAATTGCGCTATCGTATCTGTTGAAATTGATCTTGAAGGCTCTTTTCTGGAGGAAGAGATAAAAGGAAAGTTTAAGTATATCAGAATCTGGAAGTCTTTTGATGATACTTGGAAAGTAATAGGTGGGGCAGGGGTGAGCCTTGAGGGAAAAGAATAA
- a CDS encoding sensor histidine kinase: MNFYKGITLRYQKQLEEKNEENELLLGEVHHRVKNNLQLITSMLRLRERQLTSDKAKKLIGESREQIKAIATAHESLYKKNMGDLLDMNEYVKQLVADTREALGDTAITWKSHIDIGRLFLNADTAVPIGLILNELITNSLKYAKPIRQEVLRIEVKVSEIDGLVQLTYSDNGTPAPEMADALEAGSKRGFGMKLIRSLCRQLGADVNVSTENGLVYDFIFNTQQTVEA; encoded by the coding sequence ATGAATTTTTATAAGGGCATTACGCTCCGTTACCAAAAGCAATTGGAGGAAAAAAACGAGGAAAACGAATTGTTGCTAGGCGAGGTGCACCATAGGGTGAAAAACAATTTACAGCTGATCACTAGCATGTTGCGACTAAGGGAAAGACAACTGACTTCCGATAAAGCGAAAAAACTTATTGGCGAGAGCCGAGAACAAATCAAAGCCATAGCCACGGCCCACGAAAGCTTATATAAAAAAAATATGGGTGACCTGCTGGATATGAACGAGTACGTAAAGCAATTGGTAGCGGATACCCGGGAAGCGTTGGGTGACACCGCTATTACTTGGAAAAGTCATATCGATATTGGAAGGTTGTTTCTGAATGCAGATACGGCCGTACCTATAGGGTTAATATTAAATGAACTGATTACCAATAGCCTAAAATACGCTAAACCCATAAGACAAGAGGTTTTGCGAATCGAAGTCAAGGTTAGCGAAATTGATGGTCTAGTACAGTTAACCTATAGCGATAACGGAACTCCCGCACCTGAAATGGCCGATGCCCTTGAAGCAGGTTCAAAGCGGGGTTTCGGAATGAAACTAATCCGATCTTTGTGCAGACAATTGGGCGCCGATGTAAATGTCAGCACAGAGAACGGTCTTGTCTATGATTTTATTTTTAATACCCAACAAACCGTTGAAGCATGA